The following coding sequences lie in one Haladaptatus sp. DJG-WS-42 genomic window:
- a CDS encoding response regulator, giving the protein MVTAAQPTVLIVEDELDVAETYERWLAADYTVVLATSGSEALSKLDDSVDVVLLDRMMPEMSGDAVLEEIRSRDIDCRVAMVTAVDPDFDIIEMGFDEYVTKPPTRDQLRDTVERLLARGAVAGDLQQYFSLVARKAALEAEFTRRVLESNEEYNDLVARIERARANLDTSFDGLSSDSDFIGVLRAIVDDDSSSDTS; this is encoded by the coding sequence ATGGTTACTGCTGCGCAGCCAACCGTGCTCATCGTCGAAGATGAGTTAGACGTGGCCGAGACCTACGAGCGGTGGCTGGCAGCTGACTACACCGTCGTCCTTGCAACGTCCGGGAGCGAGGCACTCTCGAAACTCGACGATTCGGTCGATGTCGTCCTCTTAGACCGGATGATGCCGGAGATGTCCGGCGATGCGGTGCTCGAAGAAATCCGTTCGAGAGATATCGATTGCCGAGTGGCGATGGTGACAGCCGTAGACCCCGATTTCGACATCATCGAAATGGGCTTTGACGAATACGTCACGAAACCGCCCACACGCGACCAACTGCGTGACACCGTCGAACGCCTGCTCGCTCGCGGTGCGGTCGCAGGCGACTTACAACAGTATTTCTCGCTCGTCGCTCGCAAAGCCGCGCTCGAAGCCGAGTTCACCCGTCGCGTACTCGAATCGAACGAGGAGTACAACGACCTCGTCGCCCGAATCGAACGCGCGCGAGCGAACCTCGACACGTCGTTCGATGGGCTCTCATCTGATTCTGATTTTATTGGGGTGTTGCGTGCGATTGTCGACGACGACTCGTCTTCTGACACGTCGTAA
- the ftsY gene encoding signal recognition particle-docking protein FtsY: MFDGLKEKLSSFRKDVEESAEVEADADDSPAADTDAVEEQAAQDAAASEPESVEPDATPEPEPESEPETDTEPEPAEAEPEAESEPAQAAESERETAVEPDGEADEAEETNGRSLGERAKLFATGRVVIDEEDLEDPLWNLEMALIQSDVEMNVAEEILDRIREKLVGETRVRGQSTGDIVEEALHDALYDVISVGQFDFNQRVREADKPVVIIFTGVNGVGKTTSIAKLSKYFEKQGLSTVLANGDTYRAGANEQLAEHARLLEKKIITHDQGSDPTAVIYDAVEYAKANDIDVVLGDTAGRLHTNNDLMAQLEKIDRVVGPDMTIFVDEAVAGQDAVERARTFNNAAAIDGAILTKADADSNGGAAISIAHVTGKPILFLGVGQGYDDIERFDPEQMLERLLGA; the protein is encoded by the coding sequence ATGTTCGATGGACTAAAAGAGAAGCTTTCGAGCTTCCGAAAGGACGTCGAGGAGTCGGCCGAAGTCGAAGCAGACGCCGACGACTCGCCAGCAGCCGATACGGACGCAGTCGAGGAGCAGGCGGCGCAGGACGCCGCCGCGTCCGAACCGGAATCTGTCGAACCAGACGCGACGCCGGAGCCAGAACCGGAGTCTGAGCCGGAAACGGACACAGAGCCGGAGCCAGCGGAGGCTGAACCGGAAGCGGAGTCCGAGCCAGCGCAAGCCGCCGAATCCGAGCGAGAGACGGCAGTCGAACCGGACGGCGAGGCCGATGAAGCCGAGGAAACGAACGGTCGAAGCCTCGGCGAGCGCGCGAAGCTGTTCGCCACCGGTCGAGTCGTCATCGACGAAGAGGATTTAGAAGACCCGCTCTGGAATCTGGAGATGGCGCTCATCCAAAGCGACGTGGAGATGAACGTCGCAGAGGAGATTTTAGACCGCATCCGTGAGAAACTCGTCGGCGAGACGCGCGTCCGCGGGCAATCGACGGGCGACATCGTCGAAGAAGCCCTGCACGACGCACTCTACGACGTGATTAGCGTCGGGCAGTTTGACTTCAACCAGCGAGTTCGGGAGGCGGACAAGCCCGTCGTCATCATCTTCACCGGTGTAAACGGCGTCGGGAAGACGACCTCCATCGCCAAGCTCTCGAAGTACTTCGAGAAGCAGGGCCTCTCGACGGTCCTCGCGAACGGCGACACGTATCGGGCGGGTGCAAACGAGCAGCTCGCAGAGCACGCGCGCCTCCTCGAGAAGAAAATCATCACCCACGACCAGGGCAGCGACCCGACGGCCGTCATCTACGACGCCGTCGAGTACGCGAAGGCAAACGACATCGACGTCGTGCTCGGTGACACCGCCGGTCGATTGCACACGAACAACGACCTGATGGCGCAACTCGAAAAAATCGACCGCGTCGTCGGGCCGGACATGACTATCTTCGTGGACGAAGCAGTGGCCGGACAAGACGCCGTCGAGCGCGCCCGGACGTTCAACAACGCCGCGGCCATCGACGGCGCAATCTTGACGAAAGCCGACGCCGACTCGAACGGCGGCGCGGCCATCTCCATCGCACACGTCACGGGCAAGCCAATTCTTTTCCTCGGCGTCGGGCAGGGGTACGACGATATCGAGCGGTTCGACCCCGAACAGATGCTCGAGCGCCTCCTTGGCGCATAA
- a CDS encoding nucleoside recognition protein, with the protein MQFGDLLWTVGPRVAKISVFIAIGVFLANLAVAFGAVRKIAALSRPLTQPANLPEEVGTAILTTTASTTAGYGMLAEFRESGMLDDRATLVAVTINTFFGFAQHIFTFYAPVLIPILGLRVGLMYVGARALIALAITLVGIGAGALLLSERNVNHAARPDTIETPDVETQSVPEKLTDAATNTAKKLRDIVPRLAIIYTLVVFLTTRYDVAAATAFADPLVEAVGLPGAAVPVIAVLTLDTTNGALVLAPLIENGTFTARAAVATMLVGSIISFAVTTFKRSIPFQYGIWGAEFGSKVIAVNTGLKLIFISLTVVILLAPIW; encoded by the coding sequence GTGCAGTTCGGTGACCTCCTCTGGACCGTCGGCCCGCGCGTGGCGAAGATTTCGGTATTTATCGCCATCGGCGTCTTCCTCGCAAACCTCGCCGTTGCCTTTGGCGCGGTCAGAAAAATTGCTGCGCTCTCGCGGCCGCTCACCCAGCCCGCGAACCTGCCCGAGGAAGTCGGCACCGCGATTCTGACGACGACCGCCTCGACCACCGCCGGGTACGGGATGCTCGCAGAGTTCCGCGAATCGGGCATGCTCGACGACCGGGCAACTCTCGTTGCGGTCACCATCAACACGTTCTTCGGCTTTGCCCAGCACATCTTCACCTTCTACGCGCCCGTCCTCATCCCAATTCTCGGCCTCCGGGTTGGCCTCATGTACGTCGGCGCGCGGGCACTCATCGCCCTCGCCATCACCCTCGTCGGAATCGGCGCGGGTGCACTCCTGCTCTCCGAGCGCAACGTAAACCACGCGGCGCGACCCGATACCATCGAGACACCGGACGTCGAAACGCAGTCAGTCCCGGAGAAACTCACAGACGCAGCCACGAACACGGCCAAGAAACTCCGCGACATCGTCCCGCGCCTCGCCATCATCTACACGCTGGTCGTGTTCCTCACCACGCGTTACGACGTTGCCGCAGCCACGGCCTTTGCAGACCCGCTCGTCGAAGCCGTGGGGCTTCCCGGCGCGGCGGTGCCGGTTATCGCCGTGCTCACCCTCGATACGACCAACGGCGCGCTTGTGCTCGCCCCACTCATCGAAAACGGGACGTTCACCGCGCGGGCGGCCGTGGCGACGATGCTCGTCGGGAGCATCATCTCGTTTGCCGTCACCACGTTCAAACGCTCGATTCCGTTCCAGTACGGCATCTGGGGCGCAGAGTTCGGGTCGAAAGTCATCGCCGTGAACACGGGGCTGAAGCTCATCTTCATCTCGCTCACCGTGGTGATTCTGCTCGCGCCCATCTGGTAA
- a CDS encoding magnesium transporter, with protein sequence MSARDIALEAYREALPALTASVAGGLFAGVVLSGMRAELQDVAGLLVLIPALLATRGNVYGSLGARLATGLHQGLVEPHVFNGDRRLQSAVAAAMANGILASLFAASLTFFVLGGLSRPVAPLGTLLAIALIAGLLSGIALSGVVVTVVFAGYRRGHNPDTLVGPVVTTTGDVFGLAFLLLAVRTVLALGGG encoded by the coding sequence ATGAGTGCCCGCGACATCGCACTAGAGGCGTACCGGGAAGCCCTCCCGGCGCTCACTGCGAGTGTTGCGGGCGGCCTGTTCGCCGGGGTTGTCTTGAGCGGGATGCGCGCCGAACTGCAGGATGTCGCCGGTCTTCTCGTGTTGATTCCCGCCCTCCTCGCCACCCGCGGGAACGTCTACGGCTCGCTCGGGGCGCGCCTCGCAACCGGCCTCCATCAAGGGCTTGTCGAACCCCACGTCTTCAACGGCGACCGCAGACTCCAGTCGGCAGTGGCGGCAGCGATGGCCAACGGTATTTTAGCCAGTCTGTTCGCGGCGTCGCTCACGTTTTTCGTCCTCGGCGGGTTATCGAGACCGGTCGCACCGCTCGGAACGTTACTCGCAATTGCGCTCATCGCGGGCCTACTCTCTGGAATTGCGCTCTCGGGGGTTGTCGTGACCGTCGTCTTCGCGGGATACCGTCGCGGGCACAATCCAGACACGCTCGTTGGCCCCGTCGTGACGACGACCGGTGACGTGTTCGGTCTCGCCTTTCTGTTGCTCGCCGTGCGAACCGTCCTCGCGCTGGGGGGTGGGTAG
- a CDS encoding 50S ribosomal protein L31e has protein sequence MSASDFEERIITVPLRDVTAVAKHQRANRAMKIIREHLAKNFKVDAEDVRLDPAINEAIWSQGQKRPPRKLRVRAARFEEDGARIVEAEPAE, from the coding sequence ATGAGCGCAAGCGATTTCGAGGAGCGCATCATCACGGTGCCGCTTCGTGACGTGACGGCAGTAGCAAAGCACCAGCGAGCAAACCGCGCGATGAAAATCATCCGCGAACACCTCGCGAAGAACTTCAAAGTCGACGCAGAAGACGTCCGCCTCGACCCAGCTATCAACGAGGCCATCTGGTCTCAGGGTCAGAAGCGTCCGCCGCGCAAACTCCGCGTTCGCGCAGCACGCTTCGAAGAGGACGGCGCTCGCATCGTCGAAGCCGAACCGGCAGAGTAA
- the thpR gene encoding RNA 2',3'-cyclic phosphodiesterase: MRLFVSIDLEGLEETVAAAQEPFSAASGLDLVAPGQAHITLKFLGEVSEEGVGDIEAALEDAVRTAAIRPFRATFEGLGAFPSAEYIRVVWLGVGEGAEELTRLYEAIERRLIEEGFEPESHEFTPHVTLGRMRHGGGKETVQRALEADVHAGSMQVTEVRLKESLLADDGPIYVTRSRVELI, translated from the coding sequence ATGCGACTGTTCGTGAGCATCGACCTGGAAGGGCTCGAAGAGACGGTGGCCGCCGCCCAAGAACCGTTTTCGGCGGCGAGCGGCCTCGACCTCGTGGCCCCCGGACAGGCCCACATCACGCTGAAATTCCTCGGTGAGGTCAGCGAAGAGGGCGTTGGTGACATCGAAGCCGCCCTCGAAGACGCGGTGCGAACCGCGGCCATCCGCCCCTTCCGCGCCACGTTCGAGGGGCTTGGCGCGTTTCCGAGCGCAGAGTACATCCGCGTCGTGTGGCTCGGCGTGGGTGAGGGTGCAGAAGAACTCACGCGACTCTACGAAGCAATCGAGCGCCGCCTCATCGAAGAGGGATTCGAACCAGAGAGCCACGAATTTACGCCGCACGTCACCCTCGGGCGAATGCGCCACGGCGGCGGCAAAGAGACGGTACAGCGCGCACTCGAAGCCGACGTTCACGCCGGGTCGATGCAGGTGACCGAGGTGCGACTCAAAGAGAGTCTGCTTGCGGACGACGGCCCGATATACGTCACGCGCTCGCGCGTCGAACTGATTTAG
- a CDS encoding 50S ribosomal protein L39e — translation MGKKSKAKKKRLAKLTRQNTRVPAWVMMKTDMEVRQNYKRRSWRRSDTDE, via the coding sequence ATGGGCAAGAAGTCGAAGGCCAAGAAAAAGCGCCTGGCCAAACTCACTCGCCAGAACACGCGCGTTCCCGCGTGGGTCATGATGAAGACGGACATGGAAGTCCGACAGAACTACAAGCGCCGCAGCTGGCGGCGAAGCGACACTGACGAATAA
- a CDS encoding signal recognition particle protein Srp54 yields the protein MVLDNLGSSLRGTLDKLRGKSRLSKEDVEEIVKEIQRSLLQADVDVGLVMELSDNIKQRALEEEPPGGTSARDHVLRIVYEELVDLVGESTELPLEKQTIMLAGLQGSGKTTSAAKMAWWFSKKGLRPAVIQTDTFRPGAYDQAKEMCRRAEVDFYGDPDEEDPVKIAREGLEATSDADVQIVDTAGRHALEDDLIAEIEEIRAAVNPDRSLLVLDAAIGQGAKEQAQQFDESVGINGVIISKLDGTAKGGGALTAVKETNSSIAFLGMGETVQDIERFEPSGFISRLLGMGDLKQLTERVERAMAETQDEDDDWDPEDMLKGKFTLRDMRRQMQAMNKMGPLDQVLDMIPGLGGGLKDQLPDDAMDVTKDRMRVFEFIMDSMTENELENPRSISASQVKRIARGSGTSEEKVRELLQQHKMMEQTLKQFGGMGDGDMQRMMKRMEKQGGGGMGGLGGMGPF from the coding sequence ATGGTACTTGACAATCTCGGGAGTTCCCTTCGGGGCACCCTCGACAAACTCCGCGGTAAATCTCGTCTCAGCAAGGAGGATGTCGAGGAGATCGTCAAGGAGATTCAGCGTTCTCTCCTGCAGGCCGACGTCGATGTCGGCCTCGTGATGGAACTCTCCGACAACATCAAACAACGCGCACTGGAGGAAGAACCGCCGGGAGGCACCTCCGCGCGCGACCACGTCCTGCGAATCGTCTACGAAGAACTCGTAGACCTCGTCGGCGAGAGCACGGAACTCCCGCTCGAAAAACAGACCATCATGCTCGCGGGGCTGCAGGGGTCGGGGAAGACGACCTCCGCCGCGAAGATGGCGTGGTGGTTCTCGAAGAAAGGCCTGCGCCCCGCGGTCATCCAGACCGACACCTTCCGGCCGGGTGCCTACGACCAGGCCAAAGAGATGTGCCGCCGGGCGGAAGTCGATTTCTACGGCGACCCTGACGAAGAAGACCCTGTCAAAATCGCCCGCGAGGGCCTCGAGGCGACGAGCGACGCCGACGTGCAAATCGTGGACACGGCCGGTCGCCACGCCTTAGAGGACGACCTCATCGCAGAAATTGAGGAGATTCGTGCGGCTGTGAACCCGGACCGCTCGCTGCTCGTGCTTGACGCGGCCATCGGGCAGGGCGCAAAAGAGCAGGCCCAGCAGTTCGACGAGTCGGTTGGAATAAACGGCGTCATCATCTCGAAACTCGACGGGACGGCGAAAGGTGGGGGTGCGCTCACCGCGGTCAAGGAGACGAACTCCTCGATTGCCTTCCTCGGGATGGGGGAGACGGTCCAAGACATCGAACGCTTCGAGCCGAGTGGCTTCATCTCTCGGCTGCTCGGGATGGGCGACCTGAAGCAACTCACCGAGCGCGTCGAGCGCGCGATGGCGGAAACCCAGGACGAAGACGACGACTGGGACCCGGAGGACATGCTGAAAGGCAAGTTCACCCTGCGCGACATGCGCCGCCAGATGCAGGCGATGAACAAGATGGGGCCGTTAGACCAAGTGCTCGACATGATTCCCGGCCTCGGTGGCGGGCTGAAAGACCAGCTCCCTGACGACGCGATGGACGTGACCAAAGACCGGATGCGCGTCTTCGAGTTTATCATGGATTCGATGACCGAAAACGAGTTGGAGAACCCCCGTTCTATCAGCGCGAGCCAGGTCAAACGCATTGCTCGTGGCTCTGGCACCTCAGAGGAGAAGGTGCGTGAACTGCTCCAACAACACAAGATGATGGAGCAGACGCTCAAGCAGTTCGGTGGCATGGGCGACGGCGACATGCAGCGGATGATGAAGCGGATGGAGAAACAGGGCGGTGGCGGCATGGGCGGGCTTGGCGGCATGGGGCCGTTCTGA
- a CDS encoding translation initiation factor IF-6 — protein sequence MLRAAFSGSAYVGIFARATDDCVVVRPDVDDALVSDIADELGVEIVQTTVGGSGALGALVTGNENGLLVSSRISEYEYERLADSVSVPVYELPGRINAAGNVILANDTGAYVHPDLSDEAVEAVRDGLSVPVERGDLAGVRTVGAAAVATNNGVLCHPKATDQELDAIEALLGVPADIGTINYGAPLVGSGLIANDTGYVAGKDTTGPELGRIEDALGYIA from the coding sequence GTGCTTCGTGCGGCATTCTCTGGTTCCGCGTACGTCGGTATCTTTGCGCGGGCCACTGACGATTGCGTAGTCGTTCGCCCCGACGTCGATGACGCCCTCGTCTCCGACATCGCAGACGAACTCGGCGTCGAAATAGTGCAAACGACGGTCGGCGGGTCGGGCGCGCTCGGCGCACTCGTCACCGGAAACGAAAACGGCCTGCTCGTTTCGAGCCGCATCAGTGAGTACGAATACGAGCGTCTCGCAGACAGCGTCTCCGTCCCGGTGTACGAACTGCCCGGGCGCATCAACGCCGCTGGAAACGTGATTCTCGCAAACGACACCGGTGCGTACGTCCACCCCGACCTCAGCGATGAGGCGGTCGAAGCGGTACGCGACGGCCTCTCTGTGCCCGTCGAACGCGGCGACCTCGCAGGCGTCAGAACCGTTGGCGCGGCGGCGGTTGCCACCAACAACGGCGTCCTCTGTCACCCGAAAGCGACCGATCAGGAACTCGACGCAATCGAAGCCCTGCTCGGCGTCCCCGCCGACATCGGCACCATCAACTACGGTGCCCCGCTCGTTGGCTCCGGACTCATCGCAAACGACACCGGCTACGTCGCCGGAAAAGATACGACCGGCCCCGAACTCGGCCGTATCGAAGACGCCCTTGGCTACATCGCGTAA
- the rpl18a gene encoding 50S ribosomal protein L18Ae yields MSQFTVTGQFKTSRGWESYTKTIDAPNENVAQERIFTQFGSKHGLDRTKITIDSVEAAEEVAA; encoded by the coding sequence ATGAGTCAATTCACCGTGACTGGTCAGTTCAAGACGAGCCGTGGCTGGGAGTCGTACACCAAGACAATCGACGCGCCAAACGAGAACGTTGCCCAAGAGCGCATTTTCACGCAGTTCGGCTCGAAACACGGTCTCGACCGAACGAAAATCACCATTGATTCCGTCGAAGCGGCAGAGGAGGTCGCAGCATGA
- a CDS encoding magnesium transporter: protein MPTEWTVKAITRAMLPVLLPLTLVEIGSGLVLGTFETTLLRYPTLLVLVPVTIGTAGNLGSILAARLSTAFHLGLLSFGWADETLLGNALATIGLALTVFPVVGVGAWVLAWLTVGTDLPMVTVLLVSVTSGATLAVVAVVITFIATYAAYRFELDPDDVVIPVVTNASDVLGVIILFLVVRIFI from the coding sequence ATGCCCACCGAGTGGACCGTCAAGGCGATTACTCGTGCGATGCTCCCCGTCTTACTCCCGCTCACCCTCGTTGAAATCGGCAGTGGGCTGGTCCTCGGAACGTTCGAGACCACGCTGCTTCGGTATCCCACACTGCTCGTGCTCGTCCCCGTCACCATCGGCACCGCCGGGAATCTTGGAAGTATCCTCGCCGCGCGACTCTCGACGGCATTTCACCTCGGACTGCTCTCCTTTGGTTGGGCGGACGAAACCCTCCTCGGGAACGCGCTTGCGACAATCGGCCTCGCGCTCACCGTCTTCCCCGTGGTTGGCGTCGGTGCGTGGGTGCTCGCGTGGCTGACTGTCGGCACTGACCTCCCGATGGTGACGGTGTTGCTCGTCTCAGTGACGAGCGGGGCGACCCTCGCGGTGGTGGCCGTCGTCATCACCTTCATCGCGACGTACGCAGCCTACCGCTTCGAACTGGACCCCGACGACGTGGTGATTCCCGTCGTCACGAACGCCTCTGACGTGCTTGGGGTCATCATCCTGTTTCTCGTCGTCCGCATTTTTATCTGA
- a CDS encoding ATP-binding protein — translation MTVGGLVGLLIGVYDAHRRIEHRAAEQTRQAVGASRDGIAILTEAGEYEQVNQAHAEVYGYDDPEVFIGRTFHMCYEDAEAVRIEDEVLPALSETGSWRGELTGLRWDGETYPQEITFSSRPQGGYIYVVRDISERVEFEQQLITRELRLRTILENMPIILFVVSADRTITLEVGKGLEQVSREQNQHVGSTVVDLFGTEREITDAIERSFDGAFVDVILDMWGRTYQVWGQPVEESGEITSVIAVAMDVTERHKRERGISALNEATQAMMQELTHEEIAQLAVLTAQNDFNLSRPGIWLQSDDESLKPVAWATTADVSADDLPTFTPESGAVWEAYESGEIQIADDVERGFADADTVGGELIVPLGEFGVLVSGSSTAHQFDETDMVLAQLLVENTRTALERAAREKDLQRQTEQMEFFNSILRHDVLNGMTVIRSRAEFLVEDLDADQSKDAETIINWSNNIIGIVRRVRTILDTLSGNTDPNLEDTSLSLVLRDEVNRIQDTYPEVEFETIIPDDIMVFANELLGEVFGNVLTNAINHNDEDGLRISVTAAVSENRATVRIADNGCGIPDDRKERIFRRDETGHAKSTGSGFGLFFVDSMVTEYGGSISVEDNDSDGAVFVIELPLA, via the coding sequence ATGACGGTGGGGGGGTTGGTTGGGTTGTTGATTGGGGTGTACGATGCGCACAGACGAATAGAACACCGCGCGGCCGAACAGACGAGGCAAGCGGTTGGTGCATCGAGAGACGGCATAGCCATCCTCACCGAGGCGGGCGAGTACGAACAGGTAAACCAAGCCCACGCGGAAGTGTACGGCTACGACGACCCCGAGGTGTTCATCGGACGGACGTTTCACATGTGCTACGAGGATGCAGAAGCCGTCCGCATCGAAGACGAGGTTTTGCCCGCGCTCTCAGAGACGGGAAGTTGGCGGGGCGAACTCACTGGCCTGCGGTGGGACGGGGAAACGTACCCACAGGAAATCACCTTCTCATCGCGGCCACAGGGTGGTTACATCTACGTCGTTCGCGACATCTCAGAGCGGGTTGAGTTCGAACAGCAACTCATCACTCGCGAGTTGCGGCTGCGGACGATTCTCGAAAATATGCCAATCATTCTGTTCGTCGTCTCTGCTGACCGCACGATTACCCTGGAGGTCGGCAAGGGCTTAGAACAGGTTTCACGTGAGCAAAACCAGCATGTCGGCTCGACTGTTGTAGACCTGTTTGGCACGGAACGCGAGATTACCGACGCGATCGAACGCAGCTTCGACGGTGCGTTCGTCGATGTGATACTCGATATGTGGGGCCGAACATATCAGGTATGGGGCCAACCTGTAGAGGAATCTGGTGAAATCACGAGCGTCATCGCCGTTGCAATGGACGTGACCGAGCGGCACAAACGTGAGCGTGGAATCAGCGCGCTCAACGAAGCGACGCAGGCGATGATGCAAGAACTTACCCACGAAGAGATTGCACAGCTTGCGGTTCTCACTGCACAGAACGACTTCAACCTCTCACGCCCCGGCATCTGGTTGCAAAGCGATGACGAATCCCTGAAGCCAGTTGCGTGGGCGACTACCGCTGACGTTTCGGCCGACGATTTGCCGACGTTCACCCCCGAAAGCGGTGCCGTGTGGGAGGCCTACGAGAGCGGTGAGATTCAGATTGCTGACGATGTCGAGCGCGGATTTGCGGACGCGGACACAGTTGGTGGTGAGTTAATCGTTCCGCTCGGTGAGTTCGGTGTGTTGGTCAGCGGTAGTTCAACCGCCCATCAGTTCGATGAAACAGACATGGTACTCGCACAGCTACTCGTCGAAAATACGCGGACCGCACTCGAACGGGCGGCGCGCGAAAAGGACTTACAGCGCCAGACAGAGCAGATGGAGTTTTTCAACTCGATTCTCCGTCACGACGTATTAAACGGGATGACGGTGATACGGTCGCGCGCCGAGTTCCTCGTAGAAGACCTCGACGCCGACCAGTCAAAAGACGCGGAGACGATTATCAATTGGAGTAACAACATCATCGGCATCGTCCGTCGGGTGCGAACCATCCTCGATACGCTAAGCGGTAATACAGACCCGAACCTCGAAGACACGTCCCTCTCGTTGGTGCTCAGAGATGAGGTCAACCGAATCCAAGACACCTACCCCGAAGTCGAGTTCGAGACCATCATCCCCGATGATATCATGGTTTTCGCAAACGAACTGCTCGGGGAGGTGTTCGGCAATGTTCTCACGAATGCAATAAACCACAACGACGAAGACGGACTCCGTATTTCGGTGACTGCAGCGGTGTCCGAAAACCGCGCCACGGTTCGCATCGCCGACAACGGCTGTGGGATTCCAGACGACCGCAAAGAGCGTATCTTCCGGCGCGATGAGACGGGCCACGCCAAATCGACTGGCTCTGGCTTTGGCCTCTTTTTCGTCGATTCGATGGTCACAGAGTACGGTGGTTCCATCTCGGTTGAGGACAACGACTCTGACGGAGCCGTGTTCGTGATTGAACTTCCGCTTGCCTAA
- the pfdA gene encoding prefoldin subunit alpha, with protein sequence MSAQQQMQQLSQQLQALDEERQEVEAEIEQKREAKQSMDEAIEALELLESGSTVQVPLGGGAHLRAEIQDIDEVVVTLGGGYAAEREQEDAVETLKHKKETVDEEISELQDEVAEIEEQSSQLEQQAQQMQQQQMQQQMQQMQQQGEGDEE encoded by the coding sequence ATGAGCGCCCAACAGCAGATGCAGCAGCTCTCCCAGCAGCTTCAAGCGCTGGACGAAGAGCGCCAAGAAGTCGAAGCCGAAATCGAACAGAAGCGCGAAGCAAAACAGTCGATGGACGAGGCAATCGAAGCCCTCGAACTCTTAGAATCCGGCTCGACGGTGCAGGTGCCACTCGGCGGCGGCGCGCACCTCCGCGCAGAGATTCAGGACATCGACGAAGTCGTCGTCACCCTCGGCGGTGGCTACGCCGCAGAGCGCGAGCAGGAAGACGCAGTCGAGACGCTGAAGCACAAGAAGGAGACGGTTGACGAAGAAATCAGCGAGCTGCAGGACGAAGTCGCAGAAATCGAAGAGCAGTCTTCGCAGTTAGAGCAGCAGGCCCAGCAGATGCAACAACAGCAGATGCAACAGCAGATGCAGCAGATGCAACAGCAGGGCGAAGGCGACGAAGAATAA
- a CDS encoding ZIP family metal transporter: protein MGFFENLALVFVAGFITALATGIGALPFFLVDRVSDRWNVALWGLASGIMISASLFGLIGEGLANGTPMELGIGLLAGVVLVIVSHRIISGVEVSPKRYEQADFRKLLLILGILTVHSFPEGVAIGVSFADLNLDGGFSLLGFSVPLLAIFMTVAISIHNIPEGVAISIPLQSMGVSKWRMVWWAVFSSLPQPIGAVLAFYFVRIAREFLPFGFGFAAGAMIYLVFSEFIPEALELGKAVPGGGRTELVSGLVIGVLIMVPLAFI, encoded by the coding sequence ATGGGTTTCTTCGAGAATCTCGCCTTGGTGTTCGTCGCGGGATTCATCACCGCGCTGGCGACGGGCATCGGTGCGTTGCCGTTTTTTCTGGTCGACCGCGTGAGCGACCGATGGAACGTCGCGCTGTGGGGGCTTGCGTCGGGTATCATGATATCTGCGTCGCTGTTCGGGCTCATCGGCGAGGGGCTTGCGAACGGGACACCGATGGAACTCGGGATTGGACTGCTCGCGGGCGTCGTGCTCGTCATCGTGAGCCACCGCATCATCTCGGGAGTCGAAGTCTCGCCAAAGCGCTATGAGCAGGCTGACTTTCGCAAACTGCTGTTGATTCTCGGGATTCTCACCGTCCACTCGTTTCCAGAAGGCGTGGCCATCGGTGTCTCGTTCGCCGATTTGAATTTAGACGGTGGCTTCTCTCTCCTCGGATTCAGCGTGCCGCTGCTCGCCATCTTCATGACCGTCGCCATCTCGATTCACAACATCCCCGAGGGCGTCGCCATCTCCATCCCGCTCCAGTCGATGGGCGTCTCGAAGTGGCGGATGGTCTGGTGGGCCGTGTTTTCGAGCCTTCCCCAGCCGATTGGTGCGGTGCTCGCCTTCTACTTCGTCCGCATCGCCCGCGAGTTCCTTCCCTTCGGCTTTGGCTTCGCGGCAGGGGCGATGATTTACCTCGTCTTCTCTGAGTTCATCCCCGAGGCGCTCGAACTGGGCAAGGCAGTGCCCGGCGGTGGGCGGACTGAGCTCGTCTCCGGGCTCGTGATTGGCGTGCTCATCATGGTTCCCCTCGCGTTCATCTGA